From the Mycobacterium noviomagense genome, the window GCCGTGCGCGTATTCGTATGCGGCGAGTGCGTCGTCCGCCGCGGCGGGGAATCGGTGCTCGGGTGCGCGTCGATACTCGACCGACAGCACTCGGACACCGGCGTGACTCGCTAAATAGCGGGCGACGGGGTCGTGGCTTAGCCGGGAGCCGACAGAAAAGCCGCCGCCATGGGTATACACGAGCAGCCCGGACGGCTCAGGCAGGTCTGCAGGGGTATAGAGGGTGGCCGGGATGTCGTCGGGTGCGGCGGGAATGATGATCTCTCGCGTCGCGACGGGCGCCGGTGACTGGTAGCCGATAATACTGGGAAGCGCGTCATATCGAGCACGGGCCTCGTTGACCGGGCCGTCGAAAACATCGGAGTTGGAACGGTTTTTGAGTCGGATCATGAGCTGCGCGTCGAGCGCCATTTCCTGCCCGTCGATCCCCAAGGGCGGGCCAGCCAAGAACCGCCGGACCGGGGTGGGCAACGCGAAGACGCCGCTGATGATTTTCGCTTTTGCACCAATATTCAACGATGACACCAGAACTCCTCCGTGCTCTTGTCTGCAGCGAATTGCGTGACGTGCCGCGGCGACGCGACCGCAGGCTGGTGGCGAAGCCATTTCGTGCGCAGCGGATCATTGGGGAACCGAGAGAAGCTACGTTCGAATCGTGACATCGCGCGCATGGCCCAAGCGTGGGTCAACCACTACCGGAGCACTTGTATGGATCCGTCAGATTTGGGTTTTGCGCACCGCGTCAGCGAGTTCGCGTGGGGTTGCCCCGGTCATTTCCCAGCACACCTTGTTGGCGTGCGATCCATCGGCAAACCCAGCGAGATGGGCGGCGTCGGTGATCGAGTAACCATCGAGGAGGTAGCTCACCGCGGCAACCAGCCGCTCGCAGCGGATCGTGGCGGAGAACGAAACGCCGGTCTGCTGTTTGCACAGCCGTCCCAGATAGTCGGGTGACAGCGCGACCGCGCCCGCCGCCGAAGTCACGTCGACCCGATCAGGCACGCGACTCGAGACCACTTCGATCGCCTGCCGCAGCTGCGGGTGAACCGGTCGAGGACCCTCAGAGCCCCGGTCACCCATCGCGCACAGTCCGTCGACGAGAAGCTCAACCGCGGCGTGCGGACCATCTGCGTCCAGCGACGCTACTGCCGCCTTCGCCAGATCCTCTGCGTCATCGACGATCCAAATGCCTTGGTGCTGACCGTGGCTGCGGCTCCACGTGTTCAGCGCAATGCCGTGCGGTGTCTGTAGCCCGAGGTAGAGCGTTAACGCTTCGGATTCCGCATCCGAGCGCACCGCATGCCGTGCTCCGCTGGCGATCACGACAAGCCGGCACGTGTCGTACGTATCGCCGTCGCCGGTAACCGTTAACCGACCGCGCCCGCCGACGGTGATCTGAACCGCGGGGTGATGGTGCACGGCAAGGTCGGAAAAGCCGCCGGCAACCATGAGCAGGCCCGACCCCAGCTCCCAGACCGGCATGCCGCCACTTTAGCCCTGCGCTGGGGTTTCGTTCGCCCCGCCGACCTCCATCATCCACGGAACCCGGCACGGGTCACCGGAATTGAAGCCCTGCTCGGTGATGCCGAGCGCCGAATACATCCGCGCTCGCATGTTTTCCACGCCGATCTGATACGTCAGCTCAATCACGCCGGCGTCACCGAAACGGTCCCGCAAGTCGGCGACCTGCTCATCGGTGACCGAATGCGGGTCGGTTGTCATTGCGTCGGCGTAGGCGATCACCGCCCTCTCGTCCTCGGTGTAGCGCGGTGAGGTGGCGTAGTTGTCGATGTCCTTCAGCCGTTCGACATCCAGGCCCTCGAGGCGCTGCAGCATCGCCCCGAAGTCCACGCACCACGAGCAGCCGACGGTGCGGGCGGTCCAATACACCGCCAGCTCACGCACAGTCGCCGGCAGTTTGTGCGGTGCGCGTTCCAGCGCGGTCTCGTGGACCGCGTTGGCGAACAGCAGTCCCGGATGGTGCGCGATGACGGCGAACGGCTCGGGCACTTCGCCGAACCGCCGCTTGGCGTAGCGGTAGGCGGCGCGGACCCACAGCGGGGCCTTCTTGGGTGGCAATGGTTCGATACGTGTTTTCTGTGTCATACCCTTCAGACGAGCCAGCCCGCGAAAGTGTGACGAGCGGCTGGTCAGGCTTGGGTGAGCGCCGCGACGACGGGCCCGAACATCGTGTTCTTGATGGCACCAAGAATGCCTTGGTCTTTGTTTTCGAGTGGCTTGAGCATCTCGACGGCCGCAGCCGTGACGGCTCCCTCGGGCGCGGTGGCGTCGACGATGCCGACCGCTTCGGCATCTGTGCCGCCGAACCGGCGCCCCGTCGTCATCGAGGCCACCGCGGCCTGCGGTGTGAGTCGGGCCTGGATCAGCGCCGCCATCCCGGGCGTGAACGGGATGCGGATGTCAACTTCGGGAAAGCAGAAGAAGCCGCGGTCGGCGCGCATGACCCGGAAGTCGTGTGCGAGTGCCAGCATTGCTCCCGCCCCAAATGCGTGCCCCGGCAGAGCCGCTGCAGTCGGCACCGGGAGCGTCAATACTCGGGCGAGCAGTCCCTGGACGCGGTTTACATACCGCTGCGTCTGATCGCCGTGCGCCATCAACCAGTCGAGGTCGAGACCGTTGGTGTAGAACTTGCCGCTAGCTGTCGTGACGAGTCCTTGCGCGCCGCCGCCGACCACGTCGTCGAGGTGGGCGTCGAACTCATCGAGAAAGTCTGGCGAGAACCGGTTTTCGTCGTCACCGAGGTCGAGCACAGCGATCTTCCCGTCATGGTTGAGCTTCATCGTGGTCTCCTTTTCTGCTTCACCGGAGCGGGTCCGACATCGAGCACCGCCAGCACGGCTGCGCGAAGATGCTCGATCGCGGTTGGATTGTGGATTCTGTTGCGCTGCAAAAGGATGCTTGTCGGCAGGTCGACGATGCAGGTGGTGACTACGTCTACCGCTGCAGCGTCCTTGCGGTCCCACACCGCGGTCGCCAGCATGACCATCAGCTCGACGAGCTCGGTCTGGGTAGCCGCTACTTCGCTCGCCAGTTCGCGCCGAATATTCTCGCCGATCAATTCCTCGCGGCGCATTGCCAGTAGCACTGATGACGACTGTGGATACTGCTCGGCGAAAACTGCCGGCGCCTCCGCTGCGG encodes:
- a CDS encoding enoyl-CoA hydratase-related protein produces the protein MKLNHDGKIAVLDLGDDENRFSPDFLDEFDAHLDDVVGGGAQGLVTTASGKFYTNGLDLDWLMAHGDQTQRYVNRVQGLLARVLTLPVPTAAALPGHAFGAGAMLALAHDFRVMRADRGFFCFPEVDIRIPFTPGMAALIQARLTPQAAVASMTTGRRFGGTDAEAVGIVDATAPEGAVTAAAVEMLKPLENKDQGILGAIKNTMFGPVVAALTQA
- a CDS encoding helix-turn-helix transcriptional regulator, giving the protein MPVWELGSGLLMVAGGFSDLAVHHHPAVQITVGGRGRLTVTGDGDTYDTCRLVVIASGARHAVRSDAESEALTLYLGLQTPHGIALNTWSRSHGQHQGIWIVDDAEDLAKAAVASLDADGPHAAVELLVDGLCAMGDRGSEGPRPVHPQLRQAIEVVSSRVPDRVDVTSAAGAVALSPDYLGRLCKQQTGVSFSATIRCERLVAAVSYLLDGYSITDAAHLAGFADGSHANKVCWEMTGATPRELADAVRKTQI
- a CDS encoding TetR/AcrR family transcriptional regulator, whose protein sequence is MRLLAPPPRVHDIDGILDAAESLAAAAGPSAVTIRAVATAGGVSNGAIYHTFGCRAELLARTWLRAARRFLATQQALVDDSLSPRDAVVAAAEAPAVFAEQYPQSSSVLLAMRREELIGENIRRELASEVAATQTELVELMVMLATAVWDRKDAAAVDVVTTCIVDLPTSILLQRNRIHNPTAIEHLRAAVLAVLDVGPAPVKQKRRPR